A single window of Mycosarcoma maydis chromosome 1, whole genome shotgun sequence DNA harbors:
- a CDS encoding uncharacterized protein (related to FMO1 - flavin-containing monooxygenase) — protein sequence MTSDAGARRRVAIIGGGPAGLSCLSQLVEIADFDVTLYERRAGFGGVWVYDAQPGACVIRYDSYGRAFALWSGDRKDGSDDGTFRPPGAMYDGLRTNLPCDVMAYRSHPFACGTPMFPDRSTVHEYIERFASQLLQQPHAKHVDVRLATAVCSVRRTSHDAFQAQQRIGSGSKWHVASTHVDSGEKSEDVFDHVVIASGRCNTPWIPTIAGLQSFTGEVIHSAWYRSPLAWQGKTVLVVGNSSSGSDIVRELSGYIVRTLPEGQAATKAYIDACNHAHASRANILHSYQDIDKSPPLDFDPRSNDAPAWAKRITVVPRIDSISHSTVVFHGGQTIDNIDVIVFATGYVYEFPYLDQCVSPFDRCPLIPPPAHQAASAAPASTPAHRTAPFLTWLDDWSLFYAVDASICVLGAPIRIVPMPFTHVQSRIVAAAWSGAILPAPGSTALPRLDPSIPTTDPTKWSTTLPHSTHTNHSSDLGYPSDTAYQNALLGLLPPHLQHPPSTQDQHSNQQQHLPPHLSHEGWSQVAPFRNEQRANTKLLRRSALGY from the coding sequence ATGACTAGCGATGCAGGCGCAAGACGGCGGGTGGCGATCATTGGTGGCGGGCCGGCGGGGCTATCGTGTCTGTCGCAATTGGTCGAGATTGCGGACTTTGACGTTACGCTGTATGAACGACGTGCTGGATTTGGCGGGGTGTGGGTATACGATGCGCAACCGGGCGCGTGCGTGATAAGGTACGACTCGTACGGTCGCGCGTTTGCGCTCTGGTCCGGCGACAGGAAGGATGGCTCTGATGACGGAACGTTTCGTCCGCCAGGCGCCATGTATGACGGATTGCGCACCAATCTGCCGTGCGACGTAATGGCATATCGGTCACATCCGTTCGCTTGCGGCACACCCATGTTCCCGGATCGCAGCACAGTGCACGAGTACATCGAGCGATTCGCTAGCCAACTCTTGCAACAGCCACATGCAAAGCATGTTGATGTGCGACTCGCTACGGCTGTCTGCTCGGTTCGACGTACGTCTCACGATGCATTCCAGGCGCAGCAGAGGATCGGCTCGGGAAGCAAGTGGCATGTTGCCTCGACACACGTTGACAGTGGCGAGAAAAGCGAGGATGTCTTTGACCACGTAGTGATCGCCAGTGGCAGGTGCAACACTCCTTGGATCCCGACCATCGCTGGTCTGCAAAGCTTCACGGGCGAGGTGATTCACAGCGCATGGTATAGATCGCCACTGGCGTGGCAGGGAAAGACGGTCTTGGTCGTGGGCAATTCGAGTTCTGGCTCCGACATTGTTCGTGAACTGAGCGGCTACATCGTGCGTACACTTCCCGAAGGTCAAGCTGCTACGAAAGCGTACATTGACGCTTGCAACCACGCGCACGCATCGCGCGCCAACATTCTGCATTCGTACCAAGACATCGACAAGTCTCCGCCGTTGGACTTCGATCCGCGCTCCAACGACGCGCCCGCGTGGGCAAAACGCATCACCGTAGTCCCTCGTATCGACAGCATCTCGCACTCCACCGTCGTCTTCCACGGTGGACAGACGATAGACAACATCgacgtcatcgtcttcgctACCGGGTACGTCTATGAGTTTCCCTATCTCGATCAGTGTGTATCGCCATTCGACCGATGTCCGCTCATCCCACCTCCTGCGCATCAGGCCGCAAGCGCGGCACCAGCCTCGACACCAGCGCACCGTACAGCGCCTTTCTTGACATGGCTTGATGATTGGAGTCTGTTTTACGCCGTCGATGCATCCATCTGCGTGTTGGGCGCGCCGATTCGGATCGTACCCATGCCTTTCACACACGTTCAGTCGCGCATCGTAGCTGCGGCTTGGTCTGGCGCCATCCTTCCGGCTCCTGGTTCAACAGCACTCCCTCGACTCGACCCCTCGATCCCCACCACGGATCCCACCAAATGGTCCACCACGCTCCCACATTCCACCCACACCAACCACTCTTCCGATCTAGGCTACCCCTCCGACACTGCCTACCAGAACGCCCTGCTCGGCCTCCTCCCGCCCCACCTTCAACACCCCCCCTCCAcacaagaccaacactccAACCAACAACAACACCTACCCCCCCACTTATCCCATGAGGGCTGGTCCCAAGTCGCCCCCTTTCGAAACGAGCAAAGGGCCAATACGAAACTCCTCAGACGCTCCGCCCTCGGTTACTGA
- a CDS encoding uncharacterized protein (related to Formyltetrahydrofolate deformylase) gives MFTLVGSKLASSALASTARTQLRPSTTGFSALGTTINSSITTRTLRSLADLENMSTRTSGVDAASHHSMLPSKVRPKQPASALPPPSIILTLSGPDGPGIVHRISGFLARRNMNIMDSAQFGDPTTGTFFMRVHASEPEPEHGSHPDPSAPNYAQQRNAFLARVKAEFDDEFAKQADVSVKIFGAEEKPRTLIMVSKIGHCLNDLLFRLSNKTLPITVPLIISNHPDYEPLAKANGIPFYHLPIDVAQGKTKEWQEAEMVKLAKQYDIDMIVLARYMQILSPQLCSLFSGRIINIHHSFLPSFKGAKPYHQAFERGVKLIGATAHFVTADLDEGPIIEQAVERVDHAMTPADLVQAGSDVEARVLARAVKWTAERRVLLNGAKTVVFN, from the coding sequence ATGTTCACTCTCGTCGGATCGAAGCTCGCTTCTTCGGCTCTTGCATCTACCGCACGTACTCAGCTTCGTCCGTCCACGACTGGCTTTTCAGCTCTCGGCACTACGATCAACTCTTCCATCACAACGCGAACACTCCGTTCgctcgccgatctcgaaAACATGTCGACTCGTACATCTGGCGTGGACGCGGCGTCTCACCACTCGATGCTGCCCTCCAAAGTTCGACCCAAGCAGCCCGCTTCGGCGCTGCCGCCTCCGTCGATCATCCTTACGCTCTCCGGTCCCGACGGCCCAGGCATCGTGCATAGGATCTCGGGCTTCTTGGCACGTCGTAACATGAACATCATGGACTCGGCGCAGTTCGGCGACCCCACCACAGGCACGTTCTTCATGCGCGTTCACGCCTCTGAGCCCGAACCCGAACACGGCTCGCACCCAGACCCAAGTGCTCCAAATTACGCTCAGCAGCGAAATGCTTTTCTTGCCAGAGTCAAGGCGGAAttcgacgacgagttcGCCAAACAGGCCGACGTTTCCGTCAAGATCTTTGGCGCAGAGGAAAAACCACGCACGCTGATCATGGTCTCCAAGATCGGTCACTGTCTCAACGATCTTCTCTTCCGTCTTTCCAACAAGACTCTGCCCATCACCGTGCCGCTTATCATCTCGAACCACCCAGATTACGAGCCGCTCGCCAAGGCTAACGGGATCCCCTTCTACCACCTCCCCATCGATGTCGCTCAGGGCAAAACAAAGGAATGGCAGgaagccgagatggtcaagctcgccaaacaGTACGACATTGACATGATCGTCCTCGCGCGTTACATGCAGATCCTCTCTCCGCAACTGTGCAGTCTGTTCAGTGGCAGGATCATCAACATCCACCATTCCttcttgccgagcttcaaAGGCGCAAAGCCATACCACCAGGCGTTTGAGAGAGGCGTCAAGTTGATCGGTGCCACAGCGCATTTTGTGACCGCGGACCTGGATGAAGGACCCATTATCGAACAGGCTGTCGAGAGGGTCGATCACGCCATGACGCCCGCCGACCTCGTCCAGGCGGGCTCGGATGTCGAGGCACGCGTCCTCGCCAGAGCCGTCAAGTGGACAGCCGAGAGGAGGGTGCTTTTGAACGGCGCCAAGACTGTCGTTTTCAACTAA